The following coding sequences lie in one Arabidopsis thaliana chromosome 3, partial sequence genomic window:
- a CDS encoding proline-rich receptor-like kinase, putative (DUF1421) → MSEIIDRTMKKHTDTLLHVMEGVSARLSQLETRTHNLENLVDDLKVSVDNSHGSTDGKMRQLKNILVEVQSGVQLLKDKQEILEAQLSKHQVSNQHAKTHSLHVDPTAQSPAPVPMQQFPLTSFPQPPSSTAAPSQPPSSQLPPQLPTQFSSQQEPYCPPPSHPQPPPSNPPPYQAPQTQTPHQPSYQSPPQQPQYPQQPPPSSGYNPEEQPPYQMQSYPPNPPRQQPPAGSTPSQQFYNPPQPQPSMYDGAGGRSNSGFPSGYLSEPYTYSGSPMSSAKPPHISSNGTGYPQLSNSRPLPHALPMVSAVSSGGGSSSPRSESRAPIDDVIDRVTTMGFPRDQVRATVRKLTENGQAVDLNVVLDKLMNEGGAPPGGFFGGR, encoded by the exons ATGTCCGAGATTATAGATAGGACAATGAAGAAACATACCGATACCTTGCTTCATGTAATGGAAGGTGTTAGTGCACGTCTTTCACAGCTGGAGACCAGAACCCACAACCTCGAGAACCTGGTGGATGATCTCAAAGTTTCTGTTGACAATAGTCACGGCAGCACTGATGGGAAAATGAGACAGCTTAAAAATATCCTTGTAGAG GTGCAGAGTGGTGTGCAACTATTGAAGGACAAACAAGAGATTCTCGAAGCTCAGCTTTCAAAGCATCAGGTATCCAACCAGCATGCCAAAACACACTCTTTACACGTTGATCCCACTGCTCAATCGCCCGCTCCAGTCCCTATGCAGCAGTTTCCTCTTACTTCTTTCCCACAGCCACCATCTTCCACTGCTGCTCCTTCCCAGCCACCTTCCTCGCAACTACCACCTCAGCTACCTACGCAGTTTTCTTCTCAACAAGAGCCGTATTGTCCTCCGCCTAGTCATCCTCAACCACCTCCATCAAACCCGCCTCCTTACCAAGCTCCTCAGACCCAAACGCCGCATCAACCATCTTACCAGTCACCGCCTCAGCAGCCACAGTACCCCCAACAGCCACCACCATCATCAGGCTACAACCCCGAAGAACAACCACCATATCAGATGCAATCTTACCCGCCAAACCCTCCTCGTCAACAGCCACCTGCTGGTTCTACCCCTTCTCAACAGTTCTACAACCCTCCTCAACCACAACCATCAATGTACGATGGAGCGGGTGGTAGATCTAATTCAGGTTTTCCGTCCGGCTACTTGTCTGAACCTTACACATACAGTGGTTCACCAATGTCCTCAGCGAAACCGCCACATATAAGTAGCAATGGAACTGGTTACCCACAGCTCTCAAATTCACGTCCATTGCCACACGCTTTGCCAATGGTTTCAGCCGTCAGCAGCGGTGGTGGCTCTAGTTCCCCTAGATCAGAAAGCAGAGCCCCAATCGATGATGTAATCGACAGGGTGACAACCATGGGATTCCCAAGGGACCAAGTCAGAGCAACAGTGAGAAAACTGACTGAAAACGGCCAAGCTGTTGACCTCAACGTGGTTCTGGATAAGTTGATGAACGAAGGAGGAGCTCCACCTGGAGGTTTTTTTGGTGGTCGGTAG
- a CDS encoding Oleosin family protein (Oleosin family protein; FUNCTIONS IN: molecular_function unknown; INVOLVED IN: lipid storage; LOCATED IN: monolayer-surrounded lipid storage body, integral to membrane, membrane; CONTAINS InterPro DOMAIN/s: Oleosin (InterPro:IPR000136); BEST Arabidopsis thaliana protein match is: oleosin 2 (TAIR:AT5G40420.1); Has 516 Blast hits to 516 proteins in 52 species: Archae - 0; Bacteria - 0; Metazoa - 0; Fungi - 0; Plants - 516; Viruses - 0; Other Eukaryotes - 0 (source: NCBI BLink).), translated as MADVRTHSHQLQVHPQRQHEGGIKVLYPQSGPSSTQVLAVFVGVPIGGTLLTIAGLTLAGSVIGLMLAFPLFLIFSPVIVPAAFVIGLAMTGFLASGAIGLTGLSSMSWVLNYIRRAGQHIPEELEEAKHRLADMAEYVGQRTKDAGQTIEDKAHDVREAKTFDVRDRDTTKGTHNVRDTKTT; from the exons ATGGCCGACGTTCGCACACACTCGCACCAGCTTCAAGTGCACCCTCAACGCCAGCATGAAGGAGGCATCAAAGTCCTTTATCCTCAGAGTGGCCCTTCTTCCACTCAG GTGCTAGCCGTGTTTGTCGGTGTACCGATAGGAGGAACGCTGCTGACTATAGCCGGTTTGACATTAGCCGGTTCGGTTATAGGACTAATGCTAGCATTCCCGTTGTTTCTCATCTTTAGTCCGGTTATTGTACCAGCAGCCTTTGTCATCGGTCTAGCTATGACTGGATTCCTGGCTTCAGGGGCCATAGGTCTCACCGGACTATCATCCATGTCGTGGGTACTCAACTACATCCGCCGGGCCGGGCAGCATATCCCGGAGGAGCTTGAGGAAGCGAAGCATCGTTTGGCTGACATGGCCGAGTATGTGGGACAGAGGACTAAAGATGCTGGACAAACCATAGAAGACAAAGCTCATGATGTCCGAGAGGCCAAGACTTTTGATGTCCGAGACCGAGACACCACCAAGGGTACTCATAATGTCCGAGACACCAAGACTACATAA
- a CDS encoding uncharacterized protein (unknown protein; Has 30201 Blast hits to 17322 proteins in 780 species: Archae - 12; Bacteria - 1396; Metazoa - 17338; Fungi - 3422; Plants - 5037; Viruses - 0; Other Eukaryotes - 2996 (source: NCBI BLink).), protein MFNSDCKGIIDFSCITAPPPDTKALFVHLVGIIGFGW, encoded by the coding sequence ATGTTCAACTCCGATTGTAAGGGTATAATTGACTTTTCATGTATTACGGCTCCACCACCTGACACTAAGGCACTCTTTGTCCATCTCGTTGGTATCATCGGATTCGGatggtaa